The proteins below are encoded in one region of Amorphus orientalis:
- a CDS encoding two-component system VirA-like sensor kinase, whose translation MSATLILLALSWAWLHTTRMDARANAHAMSAFTDFVSAENGLHRAVLSARSGSLRNYDSLVRELDDMRAALDRLRQTAATSEVLTREFAALTDRTEATEALVERFKSTNALLHNSLAYFSRLREELDGTEPPVSRKADGLATAVLRLVVDPSPESLDLLDQEIARIEPTHPESRPGLSALIAHARQLRLVLPDMNATLVALAGLGTVRGLEAARAALLARQATITARDDAVRLFLYALSLVLVGLLAWAGIELRERITTLRRRAAIEHVIATISLRFLNAPRWKMDAHLATALEELTDGFGATRAYFTAPGVPELTVTHARGGPPFPESWGHDVAAYMAGARLDDNGIVHIEDLNAYAAGCPELARSGIASCLYIVRLGAPEGTVQAVLGFDSHRPRTFRMAGTDQLLILAFDALTNAVAKSALEDERERLEAHLLHARRMETVGVFASGIAHNFNNIIGAIAGHAEMAVSRVAAGSSLAGHIEAIQVASERARALVDQILGFGRRSESMRRTVRVDALLAETASLLDTSLPPKARLVVVPVPSTLVTQADPGQLQQVVLNLCHNAADAMDGDGTVSVAARAAHLAQPRSFAADVLAPGDYVVISVEDDGRGMDDATLSRIFEPFFTTRREGNGLGLATALEIARGHRGTITATSRPTAGSCFEIWLPAASADTMTDAGHAEGRTLQYGSGETVMLVEWDERQRMRSEEVLAALGYEPVSFADLERAVDAVRAAPVRFDAAVIFAHGGDFPGAHRPEGLHEVAPRLPIILSIEAARHTDILRLSHAAIAEVIPYPPTSAQLADALAARLQARRDPRASLVTDGQASPQNWGR comes from the coding sequence GTGAGTGCGACATTGATCCTCCTCGCCCTGAGCTGGGCATGGCTTCACACGACCCGTATGGATGCGCGCGCCAATGCGCACGCAATGTCGGCTTTCACGGATTTCGTCAGCGCTGAGAACGGGCTGCATCGCGCGGTCCTGAGCGCCCGGTCAGGATCCCTCAGAAACTATGATTCGCTGGTGCGCGAGCTGGACGACATGCGGGCCGCGCTCGACAGGCTGAGACAGACAGCAGCGACCAGCGAAGTGCTCACACGGGAGTTCGCCGCGCTGACGGACCGCACAGAAGCCACGGAAGCCCTGGTCGAGCGGTTCAAAAGCACCAATGCGCTGCTTCATAACTCGCTGGCCTATTTCAGCCGTCTGCGCGAAGAGCTCGATGGGACCGAGCCTCCGGTGTCGCGCAAGGCCGACGGGCTCGCAACGGCGGTGCTCCGTCTTGTCGTCGATCCGTCGCCGGAAAGCCTTGACCTCCTCGACCAGGAGATTGCCCGCATTGAACCAACCCATCCGGAGAGTCGCCCCGGCCTTTCCGCCTTGATCGCCCATGCCCGGCAGCTTCGCCTTGTCCTGCCGGACATGAACGCGACGCTGGTGGCCCTCGCGGGCCTTGGCACGGTGAGGGGCCTTGAAGCGGCACGGGCTGCGCTGTTGGCTCGACAGGCGACGATCACCGCGCGGGACGATGCGGTCCGCCTCTTCCTCTATGCGCTTTCGCTGGTGCTTGTCGGCCTCCTCGCCTGGGCGGGCATTGAACTGCGGGAGAGGATCACGACACTGCGCCGACGCGCGGCCATCGAGCATGTCATCGCGACGATCTCGCTGCGCTTTCTCAACGCCCCGCGGTGGAAGATGGATGCCCATCTCGCGACAGCGCTCGAGGAGCTGACTGACGGCTTTGGCGCGACGCGCGCTTATTTCACAGCGCCGGGCGTGCCAGAGCTGACCGTCACGCACGCGCGTGGCGGTCCTCCCTTTCCTGAAAGCTGGGGCCACGACGTCGCTGCGTACATGGCCGGCGCCCGGCTGGACGACAACGGCATTGTCCACATCGAAGATCTGAATGCGTACGCAGCGGGCTGTCCCGAACTTGCCCGATCCGGCATCGCGAGCTGCCTGTACATCGTGCGCCTCGGCGCTCCGGAAGGGACCGTCCAAGCGGTTCTGGGCTTCGACAGCCACCGCCCGCGCACTTTTCGCATGGCGGGAACCGATCAGCTTCTCATTCTGGCGTTCGATGCGCTGACCAATGCCGTCGCCAAGAGTGCGCTGGAAGATGAGCGAGAGCGGCTCGAGGCGCACCTGCTGCATGCCAGGCGTATGGAGACGGTCGGCGTCTTTGCCAGCGGCATCGCCCACAACTTCAACAACATCATCGGCGCCATCGCCGGTCATGCAGAAATGGCGGTAAGTCGGGTCGCGGCAGGTTCGTCTCTCGCCGGTCACATCGAGGCGATCCAGGTGGCGTCAGAACGCGCACGCGCTCTGGTGGATCAGATCCTCGGCTTCGGGCGCCGCAGCGAGAGCATGCGGCGAACGGTGCGGGTCGACGCACTGCTCGCCGAAACCGCCTCGCTGCTCGACACCTCCCTTCCGCCGAAGGCGCGGCTCGTCGTCGTGCCGGTTCCGAGCACCCTGGTCACGCAGGCGGACCCCGGACAGCTGCAGCAGGTCGTGCTCAACCTGTGCCACAACGCTGCCGACGCAATGGATGGGGACGGAACGGTTTCGGTCGCGGCCCGCGCGGCCCACCTCGCTCAGCCGCGAAGTTTCGCCGCGGATGTCCTGGCCCCCGGAGATTACGTCGTCATCTCAGTGGAGGACGATGGGCGCGGCATGGACGACGCGACCCTTTCCCGGATCTTCGAGCCCTTCTTCACGACGCGACGCGAAGGCAACGGCCTTGGGCTCGCAACGGCGCTGGAGATCGCTCGCGGCCATCGCGGCACAATCACCGCGACGAGCAGACCCACGGCAGGCAGCTGCTTTGAAATCTGGCTGCCTGCGGCCTCAGCGGACACGATGACGGACGCGGGACACGCCGAAGGGCGGACGCTCCAATACGGCTCCGGAGAGACTGTGATGCTCGTCGAATGGGACGAGCGGCAGCGGATGCGATCGGAAGAGGTGCTTGCCGCGCTCGGCTACGAGCCCGTTTCATTCGCGGATTTGGAGCGTGCGGTCGATGCCGTCCGTGCCGCGCCGGTGCGCTTCGATGCTGCCGTCATCTTCGCGCACGGCGGCGACTTTCCCGGCGCCCACCGCCCGGAGGGGCTTCACGAGGTCGCGCCACGGTTGCCGATCATCCTGTCCATAGAAGCCGCGCGGCACACCGACATCCTGCGGCTGTCGCATGCGGCCATCGCCGAGGTAATTCCTTACCCACCGACCTCTGCGCAGCTCGCGGATGCCCTGGCGGCCCGGTTGCAGGCCCGCCGCGATCCGCGGGCCAGCCTGGTGACGGACGGCCAAGCTTCGCCGCAGAATTGGGGTCGCTGA
- a CDS encoding alpha/beta fold hydrolase codes for MTNGFATTQDDIRIFYKDWGPKDAQPIMFHHGWPLSSDDWDPQMLYFLSKGYRVVAHDRRGHGRSDQVAEGHTLTNYAADAAAVVQHLDLRNAVHIGHSTGGGEVARYVARHGQPEGRVAKAVLVGAVPPIMVRTERYPGGLPIEVFDGFRQALAANRAQFFLDVPSGPFYGFNRPDAVVHQGVIMNWWRQGMMGGAKAHYDGIRAFSETDQTEDLQAISVPTLVLHGEDDQIVPIDNSARLAVKLLQNGTLKTYPGFSHGMLTINADTLNKDLLSFIEA; via the coding sequence ATGACGAACGGCTTTGCGACGACGCAGGACGACATTCGTATCTTCTATAAGGACTGGGGCCCCAAAGACGCACAGCCCATCATGTTTCATCACGGGTGGCCTCTTTCGTCTGACGATTGGGATCCACAGATGCTGTACTTCCTGTCGAAGGGGTACCGCGTGGTCGCTCACGATCGCCGCGGCCATGGCCGCTCCGATCAGGTTGCCGAGGGCCACACGCTCACCAACTATGCGGCGGATGCGGCCGCTGTCGTCCAGCATCTGGACCTGCGCAACGCAGTCCACATCGGGCACTCCACCGGGGGCGGCGAGGTGGCGCGGTATGTCGCCCGGCACGGGCAGCCCGAGGGCCGAGTGGCGAAGGCCGTTCTCGTCGGCGCCGTCCCACCGATCATGGTCAGGACCGAACGGTATCCCGGCGGGCTGCCGATCGAGGTGTTCGACGGCTTCCGTCAGGCTCTTGCAGCGAACCGGGCTCAGTTCTTCCTCGATGTGCCGAGCGGCCCCTTTTACGGGTTCAACCGGCCGGATGCCGTCGTGCATCAGGGCGTCATCATGAACTGGTGGCGGCAGGGAATGATGGGCGGCGCCAAAGCTCACTATGACGGCATCAGAGCTTTCTCGGAAACCGACCAGACTGAGGACCTGCAGGCGATCTCCGTGCCGACACTCGTACTTCATGGCGAGGACGACCAGATCGTTCCGATCGACAACAGCGCCAGGCTGGCGGTCAAGCTGCTGCAGAATGGGACGCTGAAGACCTATCCCGGTTTCAGTCACGGCATGCTGACCATCAATGCCGACACGCTCAACAAGGACCTCCTCTCCTTCATCGAAGCCTGA
- a CDS encoding response regulator — protein MDASSPNRSLADHVSRGDRFDPGKDSRSSPPSALRGGGFLIVDDDAAFRAVLSTFLEQHNLPSTFAANRAEVRKQMNSASPSLIILDIKLGQEDGLDILREIRSSSDVPVIIMTGHRRDEIDRVVGLELGADDYLTKPFSLHELLARIRAILRRQEIGRMARIKDPERGGYRFLGWQLERRARRLIDPTGRLVPLTKGEYSLLLAFLASPQRPLSREQLLQLTRLHEDVYDRSIDVQVLRLRRKLEADASAPQVIVTERGVGYVFAHPVEPY, from the coding sequence ATGGACGCAAGCAGCCCGAACAGGTCGCTCGCAGACCATGTGAGCCGCGGCGACCGGTTCGATCCCGGGAAAGACTCCCGTTCGAGCCCCCCGTCGGCGCTCAGAGGAGGCGGATTCCTGATCGTCGACGATGATGCTGCCTTTCGGGCCGTGCTCTCGACGTTCCTGGAGCAGCATAACCTGCCCTCCACGTTCGCTGCCAACCGGGCTGAGGTCAGGAAACAGATGAATTCCGCCAGCCCCAGTCTGATCATTCTCGACATCAAGCTCGGGCAAGAAGACGGGCTCGACATACTTAGGGAGATCCGCAGCAGCTCCGACGTCCCTGTCATTATCATGACCGGCCACAGGCGGGACGAGATCGACCGCGTCGTGGGACTTGAGCTGGGAGCGGATGACTACCTCACCAAGCCCTTCAGCCTCCATGAGCTTTTGGCACGCATCCGCGCTATCCTCCGGCGCCAGGAAATCGGCCGGATGGCCCGGATCAAGGATCCGGAGCGCGGGGGGTATCGGTTCCTGGGGTGGCAACTCGAGCGGCGCGCGCGCCGTCTGATCGATCCCACGGGACGCTTGGTGCCTCTGACGAAGGGCGAGTACTCGCTGCTGCTGGCCTTCCTCGCCTCCCCTCAGCGGCCACTGAGCCGGGAGCAACTCCTGCAACTCACGAGGCTCCACGAAGACGTCTACGATCGGAGCATCGACGTTCAGGTGCTGCGATTGCGTCGCAAGCTGGAGGCCGATGCGAGCGCCCCGCAGGTGATCGTGACCGAACGCGGCGTCGGGTACGTCTTCGCTCACCCGGTCGAGCCGTACTAG
- a CDS encoding alpha/beta fold hydrolase produces the protein MRVTDIGSGDAVLLGHSFLWDAEMWRPQIETLAPCYRVIAPDLWGHGGSGALPPGTTLRALAEHHLELMDRMNIDRFAVIGLSIGAMWAAELALIAPDRVAGVALVNSALTSEPPATFARYDAVLSTVEAAGCVPPPVADAVAPLFFSSDQEQSSPQLVADFHTRLIGWNRSRLMDSVVPLGRMIFGREDRLDAVATLRTPALVIASSQDRSRSIAEGEAMANAMNAPFIALPRAGHIAALEKPDPLSGHLIQWLECLPTGRAKASPPLWS, from the coding sequence ATGCGTGTCACCGACATCGGTTCGGGCGATGCGGTGCTGCTGGGGCACAGCTTCCTTTGGGATGCCGAGATGTGGCGCCCGCAGATCGAAACGCTCGCTCCGTGCTACCGCGTGATTGCGCCGGACCTCTGGGGCCACGGCGGGTCCGGTGCATTGCCGCCCGGCACGACGCTGCGCGCACTCGCAGAGCATCACCTGGAACTGATGGACCGGATGAATATCGACCGCTTCGCCGTCATCGGCCTGTCGATCGGCGCGATGTGGGCGGCCGAACTCGCGCTCATTGCCCCCGACCGCGTTGCCGGCGTCGCGCTGGTCAACAGCGCGCTGACCTCCGAGCCGCCGGCGACTTTCGCTCGCTACGATGCCGTGCTTTCGACCGTCGAGGCGGCCGGATGCGTCCCGCCCCCCGTGGCGGATGCTGTGGCACCCCTGTTCTTCTCATCGGATCAGGAGCAATCCTCCCCGCAGCTCGTCGCCGATTTCCATACCCGCCTCATCGGCTGGAACCGCAGCCGCCTAATGGACAGTGTCGTTCCTCTCGGCCGGATGATCTTTGGCCGGGAGGACCGCCTGGATGCCGTTGCCACGCTGCGAACGCCGGCGCTGGTCATTGCCAGCAGCCAGGACCGCTCCCGCTCGATTGCGGAAGGGGAAGCAATGGCAAACGCAATGAACGCCCCCTTCATCGCATTGCCTCGCGCGGGCCACATCGCAGCGCTCGAAAAGCCTGATCCCCTTTCGGGACATCTGATTCAGTGGCTCGAGTGCCTGCCGACGGGCCGAGCGAAAGCCTCTCCGCCGCTCTGGTCTTGA
- a CDS encoding cytochrome-c peroxidase: protein MEVSNEQEDGQSRRGHCFASRRVPPVRLSGAAMVCAMYSRSIGFALAVTVTGAAIAWFVLSGHRDASAEPNGPAHLRSAEPIVPLPAEPDLDDARVALGERLFHDPRLSGSGTLRCSSCHDLGSNGASNVPRDLGDGGELLAVNTPTVFNVGYSFRLGWEGRFRHLSEHAAALIENPLIMGVSLDEVVDRLRVDRELVAAFQRAYGRPVDRANLIDALVTFERSLVTPNARFDSWLNGDPDALSEIEIEGYRLFKSTGCASCHQGVALGANLFQRQGVFEPLVPPPPDIVRVPSLRNIAATAPYFHDGSAATLAQAVRRMARAQLNSSLADDEVDKLVAFLGTLTGEYRGAPVHPAP, encoded by the coding sequence ATGGAGGTCTCCAATGAGCAGGAAGACGGTCAAAGTCGTCGGGGCCATTGCTTTGCGAGCCGCCGCGTGCCGCCAGTGAGGCTTTCGGGCGCCGCGATGGTGTGCGCCATGTATTCGAGATCGATCGGGTTCGCTCTGGCGGTGACGGTGACCGGAGCAGCGATCGCTTGGTTCGTGCTATCCGGACATCGAGATGCTTCCGCGGAACCGAATGGTCCTGCCCACCTGCGGTCAGCGGAGCCGATCGTGCCGCTTCCGGCGGAGCCTGATCTCGACGACGCACGCGTCGCATTGGGCGAGCGGCTGTTTCACGATCCGCGGCTTTCCGGTTCGGGCACGCTCAGATGTTCCTCGTGTCACGACCTCGGCAGCAACGGCGCCAGCAACGTGCCGCGGGACCTCGGTGACGGTGGCGAATTGCTGGCGGTCAATACGCCAACGGTGTTCAACGTCGGCTACAGCTTTCGGCTTGGCTGGGAGGGCCGTTTCCGACACTTGTCGGAGCACGCCGCAGCCCTCATCGAGAACCCGTTGATCATGGGAGTATCGCTGGACGAGGTCGTCGACCGGCTCAGGGTCGACCGCGAGCTGGTCGCGGCGTTCCAAAGAGCCTACGGGCGGCCCGTCGACAGGGCGAATCTCATAGACGCACTGGTCACTTTCGAGCGCTCACTTGTGACACCGAACGCCCGGTTCGACAGCTGGCTCAATGGCGATCCGGACGCGCTGTCTGAGATCGAGATCGAAGGCTACCGGCTCTTCAAGTCGACGGGATGCGCGTCGTGCCACCAGGGGGTGGCCCTCGGCGCCAACCTGTTCCAGCGGCAGGGCGTGTTCGAACCGCTTGTCCCGCCGCCGCCCGACATCGTCAGGGTGCCGAGCCTGCGCAACATCGCGGCCACTGCGCCGTACTTCCATGACGGGAGCGCGGCGACGCTCGCGCAAGCGGTTCGCCGGATGGCAAGGGCGCAGCTCAATTCCTCCCTTGCCGACGACGAGGTGGACAAGCTGGTCGCCTTCCTCGGCACGCTGACTGGCGAGTACCGCGGCGCTCCGGTTCACCCGGCGCCATGA
- a CDS encoding GMC family oxidoreductase — translation MEAYVTKSSPNGTDSDRVGSGYDFIVCGAGSAGSVVAGRLAENPQVTVLLIEAGGSDEVPEVTTPGQWPANLGSARDWAFAAEPNPHLNGRRIPLNMGRLLGGGSSINVGVWARGHMNDWDHFAEAAGDAEWSYESVLEIYRRIEDWQGAGDPQRRGHGGPIYVNSAQDPQPVAAAMVEAARSLGLPTFDSPNGEMMEGRGGAAITDLLVRDGQRSSVFRSYVRPRMGQPNLTVLTNALVSRLIVSGTTVTGVEVVAGGEKRHFEAKHEVIVSLGAVHTPKLLMQSGIGPEGELRRHGIDVIQHLPGVGQNHQDHVAFGCIFECREPQLVNYGGSEATLYWTSDARLGVPDLFHCQLEFPVPSAETASASVPTHGWTMFAGLAHPKSRGSLHLTGCDVFDPIRIEANTLSHPDDLAAAFTTVELARELGADAAFGDLVKGEALPGKLDRAAMEDYLRNAAVTFWHQSCTAKMGCDEMSVVDGELKVYGIERLRLADASVLPDVPSGNTMAPCVVIGERAADMIRVTHGI, via the coding sequence ATGGAGGCGTATGTGACGAAATCTTCCCCGAATGGAACGGATTCGGACCGTGTCGGCAGCGGCTATGACTTCATCGTCTGCGGCGCAGGCTCCGCGGGCTCGGTCGTCGCCGGGCGGCTGGCGGAGAACCCTCAGGTGACGGTGCTGCTGATCGAGGCCGGCGGAAGCGACGAGGTTCCGGAGGTGACCACTCCCGGCCAATGGCCCGCGAACCTCGGCTCCGCCCGCGACTGGGCCTTCGCTGCCGAGCCCAATCCGCATCTCAACGGCCGCCGCATCCCACTGAACATGGGCAGGCTCCTGGGCGGCGGTTCGAGCATCAATGTCGGCGTCTGGGCCCGCGGCCATATGAACGACTGGGATCACTTCGCGGAAGCCGCAGGCGACGCGGAATGGAGCTATGAGTCTGTTCTCGAGATCTACCGGCGGATCGAGGACTGGCAAGGCGCCGGCGATCCGCAGCGTCGTGGCCATGGTGGTCCGATCTATGTGAACTCCGCTCAGGATCCGCAGCCGGTCGCAGCCGCGATGGTGGAGGCGGCACGGTCGCTCGGCTTGCCGACGTTCGACAGTCCGAACGGCGAGATGATGGAGGGTCGCGGCGGCGCCGCGATCACCGATTTGCTGGTTCGCGACGGACAGCGTTCCTCCGTGTTCCGGTCCTACGTCCGGCCACGGATGGGACAGCCGAACCTGACGGTTCTGACCAACGCCCTCGTCAGCCGCCTGATCGTCTCCGGAACCACGGTGACCGGCGTGGAGGTTGTCGCGGGCGGCGAAAAGCGCCACTTCGAGGCGAAGCACGAGGTGATCGTCTCGCTCGGTGCCGTCCATACGCCCAAGCTCCTCATGCAGTCGGGCATCGGTCCGGAAGGTGAGCTCCGCCGCCACGGGATCGATGTAATCCAGCACCTGCCGGGGGTCGGACAGAACCATCAGGACCACGTCGCGTTCGGCTGCATTTTCGAGTGCCGGGAGCCGCAGCTGGTCAACTACGGCGGGTCGGAGGCGACGCTCTACTGGACGAGCGACGCGCGTCTCGGCGTGCCGGACCTCTTCCACTGCCAGCTGGAGTTCCCGGTCCCGAGCGCCGAAACCGCGAGCGCTTCCGTCCCCACCCACGGATGGACCATGTTCGCGGGTCTGGCGCACCCGAAAAGCCGCGGCTCCCTTCACCTTACAGGCTGCGACGTGTTCGATCCCATCCGGATCGAGGCCAACACGCTGTCGCATCCGGACGACCTCGCGGCGGCGTTCACGACTGTCGAGCTGGCGCGCGAGCTCGGCGCCGACGCGGCGTTCGGGGATCTCGTGAAAGGCGAAGCCCTGCCGGGCAAGCTCGATCGCGCGGCGATGGAGGACTACCTGCGCAACGCCGCGGTGACCTTCTGGCACCAGTCGTGTACGGCCAAGATGGGATGTGACGAGATGTCCGTCGTCGATGGAGAGCTGAAGGTCTACGGGATCGAGCGGCTGCGCCTCGCCGATGCGTCGGTGCTGCCGGACGTGCCCAGCGGCAACACGATGGCCCCTTGCGTCGTGATCGGCGAACGCGCGGCGGACATGATCCGCGTGACCCACGGCATCTGA
- a CDS encoding alpha/beta fold hydrolase, protein MINTLRATAAAATAAGLIGYAEAAPVQPIPDVQTVRNVVLVHGAFVDGSGWRGVYDELTSRGYSVTIVQNPLTSLADDVSATTRALDRQDGPTILVGHSWGGTVITEAGVHENVAGLVYVSALSPDAGETTAEQYKGFTTPPEFVLEAQGDGFAFLSPEHFKAGFAADTSDADAAFLRDSQVPIALSAFETKLENAAWRMKPSWAVIATQDRAFDQQMLQTMAERIGATVTEVPASHAVFMTRPLEVADVIDGAARGISQKAKQPD, encoded by the coding sequence ATGATCAACACCCTTCGCGCCACTGCCGCCGCGGCGACAGCCGCCGGCCTCATCGGCTATGCCGAAGCGGCGCCTGTCCAGCCGATCCCGGATGTTCAGACGGTACGAAACGTCGTGCTGGTGCACGGCGCCTTCGTCGACGGTTCGGGGTGGCGCGGCGTCTATGACGAACTGACGTCGCGCGGATACAGCGTCACCATCGTCCAGAATCCGCTCACGTCGCTCGCCGACGATGTGTCGGCGACGACCCGGGCGCTGGACCGGCAGGACGGCCCCACAATCCTGGTCGGGCACAGCTGGGGCGGAACCGTCATCACGGAGGCGGGGGTCCACGAGAATGTGGCCGGCCTCGTTTATGTCTCGGCGCTATCGCCGGACGCCGGAGAGACGACCGCTGAGCAGTACAAGGGCTTTACCACTCCACCGGAATTCGTCCTGGAGGCGCAGGGCGACGGCTTCGCCTTCCTCAGCCCCGAGCATTTCAAGGCCGGATTTGCCGCCGACACCAGCGACGCGGATGCCGCGTTCCTGCGCGATTCCCAGGTCCCCATCGCCCTGTCTGCCTTCGAAACGAAGCTGGAGAATGCCGCGTGGCGGATGAAGCCGAGTTGGGCCGTCATTGCGACGCAGGACAGGGCCTTCGATCAGCAGATGCTCCAAACTATGGCAGAGCGGATCGGAGCAACGGTGACGGAGGTGCCGGCAAGCCACGCGGTCTTCATGACCCGGCCGCTCGAGGTCGCCGATGTGATCGACGGCGCCGCGCGCGGTATCTCACAGAAGGCGAAGCAGCCCGACTGA
- a CDS encoding LacI family DNA-binding transcriptional regulator, whose protein sequence is MSSDIDPVERNSRVTILDVAAAAGVSKSTVSRILDDRLPRSDSETARRVRKVASELGYIRDVSAASLRRGRTMTIGVIVPRLTDTVMAMLYESIARACGRTGQFAVVATTNDNPDAGREAADTLLSRGVDGLILSTTRTDDDFPSELDQRGVNYVLTLRTDGRSPTSIGDDHLGGYLATRHLLDLGHRRIGLIAGPPYASSAVSRVDGYRQAMTEAGLDIDPDWIVGSTFGIDSGGEAANHLMGLTQRPTAIFAVNDNTAIGALSAMSRMGLSVPDDISLVGYNDIPLVSRLPTPLTSVRVPFDQIATSALELLDLGADRQADRLRVATPSLIPRQSTRPLK, encoded by the coding sequence TTGAGCAGTGATATCGATCCGGTGGAGAGGAACTCGCGCGTCACCATTCTCGACGTCGCGGCCGCTGCAGGCGTGTCGAAATCGACGGTTTCGCGGATCCTGGACGACCGGCTGCCCCGCTCCGACAGCGAGACCGCGCGAAGGGTGCGAAAGGTCGCGTCGGAACTCGGCTATATCCGCGACGTCTCCGCAGCGAGTCTGCGCCGCGGTCGGACGATGACGATCGGTGTGATCGTGCCGCGCCTGACCGACACGGTGATGGCAATGCTCTACGAGTCGATCGCCCGTGCGTGCGGCCGCACCGGTCAGTTCGCCGTGGTGGCCACCACGAACGACAATCCGGATGCCGGCCGGGAAGCGGCGGACACCCTGCTCAGCAGGGGGGTGGACGGGCTGATCCTCTCGACCACGCGCACGGACGACGACTTTCCGTCCGAGCTGGACCAGCGCGGGGTGAACTATGTGCTGACGCTGAGGACGGACGGCCGCAGCCCGACATCGATCGGCGACGACCACCTCGGCGGCTATCTGGCCACCCGCCACCTGCTCGATCTGGGGCACCGCCGCATCGGTCTGATTGCGGGGCCGCCCTACGCCTCGAGTGCGGTCAGCCGGGTGGACGGCTATCGGCAGGCGATGACCGAAGCCGGTTTGGACATCGATCCGGATTGGATCGTGGGGTCGACCTTCGGTATCGATTCCGGTGGGGAGGCTGCCAATCACCTGATGGGGCTCACCCAAAGGCCGACGGCGATCTTCGCGGTGAACGACAATACGGCGATCGGGGCCCTGTCGGCGATGTCGCGAATGGGCCTGTCCGTACCCGACGACATATCCCTCGTCGGGTACAATGACATTCCGCTGGTCAGCCGTCTGCCGACGCCGCTAACCTCGGTCCGCGTTCCCTTCGACCAGATTGCCACGTCCGCGCTTGAGCTTCTGGATCTTGGCGCGGACCGGCAGGCGGACCGCCTCAGGGTCGCGACTCCGTCCCTCATTCCCCGTCAGTCGACCCGTCCGCTGAAGTAG
- a CDS encoding alpha/beta fold hydrolase, with the protein MTGQTSLSLVETSHGVIAVEDTHNPGTPVLLIHGNSSCRDVFQHQLDAPFARRKRLVAIDLPGHGDSDDAIDPARTYTRSGLADAVDELLGIMGMTDAVVVGWSLGGHVGIDLLVRSDRIKGLLITGTPPVRNGGMAEGFNTSPRFGLAARAELSDEDVADFARAMLGKPVPPFLPSAIRRTDRRFRRVLFEAARAGTGADQRLAVERTRVPIAVVNGAADPLLNLDYLEGVAYGNLWDGRCYRLPGAGHAPFWQASVQFNTILERFLDDLT; encoded by the coding sequence ATGACCGGACAGACGTCCCTTTCCCTCGTCGAAACCTCTCACGGCGTCATCGCCGTCGAAGACACCCACAATCCCGGCACGCCGGTGCTGCTCATCCACGGCAACTCATCCTGCCGCGATGTCTTCCAGCACCAGCTCGATGCGCCGTTCGCGCGCCGTAAGCGGCTCGTGGCGATCGACCTGCCCGGGCACGGGGACTCCGACGATGCGATCGATCCTGCGCGAACCTACACGCGGTCCGGCCTCGCGGACGCTGTCGATGAGCTCCTTGGCATTATGGGGATGACGGACGCGGTCGTGGTGGGCTGGTCGCTCGGCGGCCACGTCGGCATCGACCTGCTGGTGCGCAGCGACCGGATCAAAGGGTTACTGATCACGGGGACGCCGCCGGTGCGGAATGGGGGGATGGCCGAGGGATTCAACACGTCGCCCCGGTTCGGCCTGGCCGCACGCGCCGAACTTTCGGACGAAGACGTCGCGGACTTCGCGCGCGCCATGCTCGGTAAGCCCGTGCCGCCGTTTCTGCCGTCGGCAATCCGCCGTACGGATCGCCGTTTCCGCCGGGTCCTCTTCGAGGCCGCGCGTGCCGGTACCGGAGCGGACCAGCGCCTCGCGGTCGAACGCACCAGGGTCCCGATTGCCGTCGTGAACGGCGCTGCCGATCCACTGCTGAATCTGGATTATCTGGAAGGCGTCGCCTACGGAAATCTTTGGGATGGCCGCTGTTACCGCCTGCCGGGCGCAGGACACGCGCCCTTCTGGCAGGCGTCAGTGCAGTTCAACACCATTCTCGAGCGCTTTCTCGACGATCTCACGTGA
- a CDS encoding DUF1127 domain-containing protein translates to MLRHFSSTQNDMAATASRTSAAHGTGARPRTRTAWWTSERRELILAHGGFGAPGVAIDQLHRQRDVKADLLPPAAAGTSAASEIAERGALSRVRSGLAGIADCLLHVWKLVQREYRIACAVRQLERLDERMLRDIGISRYEIRRSARFGRDHDGGGA, encoded by the coding sequence ATGCTGAGACACTTTTCTTCCACGCAGAACGATATGGCTGCCACTGCGTCGCGGACATCGGCCGCCCACGGCACAGGCGCCCGGCCACGTACACGAACCGCCTGGTGGACATCGGAAAGGCGTGAACTCATCCTTGCCCATGGTGGGTTCGGCGCCCCGGGCGTTGCGATCGACCAACTGCACCGCCAACGCGACGTAAAAGCGGATCTGTTGCCGCCTGCGGCTGCGGGCACTTCTGCTGCAAGCGAGATTGCAGAGCGCGGCGCGCTGTCCCGGGTCCGCTCCGGCCTGGCAGGGATCGCCGACTGCCTGCTTCATGTCTGGAAGCTGGTGCAGCGAGAGTATCGCATTGCATGTGCGGTCCGGCAGCTGGAGCGACTCGACGAGCGAATGCTTCGCGATATCGGTATCTCGCGGTACGAGATCAGAAGATCCGCCCGGTTTGGCAGGGACCACGATGGAGGCGGAGCGTAG